The following are encoded in a window of Trichormus variabilis 0441 genomic DNA:
- the thrS gene encoding threonine--tRNA ligase: protein MVKSLTQSQENLSQHDSDKLLRIRHTCAHIMAMAVKKVFPGTKVATGPVTENGFYYDFDCPVSITPDDLSKIEDQMRRIIKANLPIIREEVQREEIRTEIAQLNESYKLEILDRIPEGETITRYFIGSPDTGKPESSLFITDIQPASNYWWDLCAGPHINFTGEIEPDAFKLLNIAGAYWQGDETKAQLQRIYGIAWETKEQLQAYLKQREEALRRDHRKLGQELNLFSIQEDAGGGLVFWHPKGAIIRYIIEDYWRKSHLESGYQLLYTPHIANLDLWKTSGHFDFYQENMFDSMDVENQAYQIKPMNCPFHVLTYKHQLHSYRELPLRWAELGTVYRYERSGALHGLMRVRGFTQDDAHVFCLPNQIADEILGVLNLTEQILSDFGFKNYEVNLSTRPEKSVGNDEVWELATSALRQALNTKGWNYIVDEGGGAFYGPKIDIKIQDAIGRLWQCSTIQVDFNLPERFDMEYIAVDGSRQRPIMIHRAIFGSLERFFGILIENYSGDFPLWLAPVQLRLLPVSDEVREYAQLVVISLKKAGIRVETDSSGERLGKQIRTAELEKIPVVAVVGKKEVENQNLSVRTRQSGDLGVLNMDEILHRLQDAINSKSVL from the coding sequence ATGGTCAAGTCCCTAACCCAGTCACAGGAAAACTTAAGCCAGCATGACAGTGATAAACTTCTGCGAATTCGTCATACCTGCGCCCACATAATGGCAATGGCTGTAAAAAAAGTATTTCCAGGGACTAAAGTAGCAACTGGCCCAGTCACAGAAAATGGTTTTTACTACGACTTCGATTGTCCAGTCAGCATCACTCCCGATGACTTGAGTAAAATCGAAGACCAAATGCGGCGGATAATCAAAGCTAACCTCCCTATCATTCGCGAAGAGGTACAACGAGAAGAAATTCGCACCGAAATTGCCCAATTAAATGAATCTTACAAGTTAGAAATATTAGACCGTATTCCAGAAGGGGAGACAATTACCCGTTACTTTATTGGTAGTCCCGATACTGGTAAACCAGAATCTTCATTGTTTATCACAGACATTCAACCAGCAAGTAACTATTGGTGGGACTTATGTGCAGGGCCACACATTAACTTTACTGGTGAAATTGAGCCTGATGCCTTTAAATTGTTAAATATTGCTGGTGCGTATTGGCAAGGAGATGAAACCAAAGCTCAACTGCAACGCATTTATGGTATAGCTTGGGAAACCAAAGAACAACTACAAGCTTACCTCAAACAAAGAGAAGAAGCCCTACGCCGCGACCACAGAAAGTTAGGTCAAGAACTCAACTTATTCAGCATTCAAGAAGATGCTGGTGGTGGTTTAGTATTTTGGCATCCTAAAGGCGCAATTATTCGTTACATCATCGAAGATTATTGGCGCAAATCTCATCTAGAATCTGGTTATCAATTACTCTACACACCGCATATAGCCAACCTCGATTTATGGAAAACATCGGGTCATTTTGACTTCTATCAAGAGAATATGTTTGATTCGATGGATGTGGAAAATCAGGCTTATCAAATTAAGCCAATGAATTGTCCATTTCATGTCTTAACTTATAAGCATCAACTCCATTCTTATCGAGAATTACCTTTAAGATGGGCAGAATTAGGAACAGTTTATCGCTATGAACGTTCTGGAGCATTACATGGTTTGATGAGAGTCAGGGGATTTACCCAAGATGATGCTCATGTCTTCTGTTTACCTAATCAAATTGCTGATGAAATTTTAGGAGTTTTAAATCTCACAGAGCAGATTTTGTCAGATTTTGGCTTTAAAAATTATGAAGTGAATCTTTCTACCCGTCCTGAAAAATCAGTGGGGAATGATGAAGTATGGGAATTAGCAACTTCAGCATTAAGACAAGCTTTGAATACTAAAGGCTGGAATTATATTGTCGATGAAGGTGGGGGTGCTTTTTATGGCCCTAAAATTGACATCAAAATCCAAGATGCGATAGGTCGTCTCTGGCAATGTTCAACTATTCAGGTAGATTTTAATTTACCTGAACGTTTTGATATGGAATATATTGCAGTCGATGGTAGCCGCCAACGACCAATTATGATTCATCGAGCTATTTTTGGCTCATTGGAACGCTTTTTCGGGATTTTAATAGAAAATTATTCTGGTGATTTTCCTTTGTGGTTAGCACCAGTGCAACTGCGATTATTACCTGTGAGTGATGAAGTGAGAGAATACGCTCAATTAGTGGTAATTTCATTGAAAAAAGCTGGAATTAGGGTAGAAACAGACAGCAGTGGTGAGCGTTTAGGTAAGCAAATTCGTACAGCAGAGTTAGAAAAAATTCCTGTTGTTGCTGTTGTGGGTAAAAAAGAAGTAGAGAATCAAAACTTGAGTGTAAGAACTAGACAATCTGGAGATTTGGGCGTACTAAATATGGATGAAATTCTACATCGTTTACAAGATGCTATAAATTCCAAATCAGTACTTTAA
- a CDS encoding DUF1636 family protein — protein MAKHALFVCKSCYFSPTQRDYMGERGGWHLLKQLLSLSKNWCLQSEFVIQEVDCLSACKRPCAIAFNALNKTSLMFGDLPPLESEAAILQFAEQYYASNNGIVARQERPEVLQKGILARIPSLPDGDSC, from the coding sequence ATGGCTAAACACGCTTTATTCGTTTGCAAATCCTGTTATTTTTCTCCCACTCAGCGCGATTATATGGGTGAACGAGGCGGCTGGCATTTGTTGAAGCAATTGTTAAGTTTGTCGAAAAATTGGTGTTTGCAATCTGAGTTTGTGATTCAAGAAGTAGATTGTTTGAGTGCTTGTAAAAGACCCTGTGCTATAGCTTTTAATGCACTCAATAAAACTAGCCTGATGTTTGGTGATTTACCACCATTAGAAAGTGAAGCAGCCATACTGCAATTTGCTGAACAATATTATGCCAGCAATAATGGCATTGTGGCACGGCAGGAAAGACCAGAAGTTTTACAAAAAGGGATTCTGGCAAGGATTCCATCTCTACCTGATGGAGATAGTTGTTAG
- a CDS encoding CobW family GTP-binding protein has product MTQLTAPTSNSSLDIPKQGMPVTIITGFLGSGKTTLLNQILKNKQDLKVAVLVNEFGDINIDSQLLISVDEDMVELTNGCICCTINDNLVDAVYRVLEREDRIDYLVIETTGVADPLPIILTFLGTELRDLTNLDSILTVVDAEAFNEEHFHSEAALKQITYGDIILLNKTDLVTPEKLEDVENCIQDMKIGAKILHTKHGEVALPLVLGVGLTPIDEYTANDAEDTHEDEHHHHDHHHDHDHDHYHEHHHHEHHSHHLENDGFVSISFESDRPFDVYKFENFLTEEMPQEVFRAKGILWFSDSELRHVFQLSGFRYSLNADEWQTPPKNQAVFIGRKLDMSQIYSKLNECLV; this is encoded by the coding sequence ATGACTCAACTAACAGCACCAACTTCAAACTCCAGTCTTGATATTCCTAAACAAGGAATGCCTGTTACCATTATCACAGGATTTTTAGGCAGTGGTAAAACTACGCTGCTAAATCAAATTCTCAAAAATAAACAAGATTTAAAAGTTGCCGTACTCGTGAATGAGTTTGGCGATATTAACATAGATAGCCAATTGCTAATTTCTGTAGACGAAGATATGGTCGAACTGACCAATGGCTGTATCTGCTGCACAATCAATGATAATTTAGTTGATGCAGTTTATCGAGTTTTAGAACGAGAAGACCGGATTGATTATCTAGTTATTGAAACGACTGGTGTTGCTGACCCATTACCAATTATCTTAACTTTTTTAGGTACAGAATTAAGGGATTTAACAAACCTTGACTCAATTTTAACTGTAGTAGATGCTGAGGCGTTTAATGAAGAACACTTCCATAGTGAAGCTGCTTTAAAACAGATTACTTATGGAGACATTATTCTTCTAAATAAAACAGACCTCGTGACTCCAGAAAAACTAGAAGATGTAGAAAATTGCATCCAGGATATGAAAATTGGTGCAAAAATTCTGCACACAAAACATGGGGAAGTGGCGTTACCATTAGTTTTAGGTGTGGGATTAACGCCAATAGATGAGTATACTGCCAATGATGCAGAAGATACTCACGAAGATGAACACCATCATCATGACCATCATCATGACCATGATCACGACCATTATCATGAACATCATCATCACGAACATCACTCACATCATTTAGAAAATGATGGATTTGTTTCAATTTCTTTTGAAAGCGATAGACCATTTGATGTTTATAAATTTGAAAATTTTCTCACCGAAGAAATGCCACAGGAGGTATTTCGAGCTAAGGGCATTTTGTGGTTTAGTGATAGTGAGTTACGCCATGTTTTTCAACTGAGTGGATTTCGCTATAGTTTAAATGCTGATGAATGGCAGACTCCACCTAAAAACCAAGCAGTTTTTATTGGTAGAAAGTTGGATATGAGCCAAATTTACTCAAAACTTAATGAATGTTTGGTATAA
- a CDS encoding class I SAM-dependent methyltransferase codes for MNKEHICFDFDSNPAFQTIDYEVAARSFVPGYESIFNMAVALLDASVPEPAHLLIVAAGGGMELITFGQARSHWLFTGVDPSAKMLAIAQEKVAKQGLTNRVKLHQGLTHELPVTTLYDAATCILAMHFLPDDGAKLLLLQSISQRLKPGAKLILVDLCEEKGSERFNDFLKAYKYHARNLGMSPEIVEETASKVVHIHCISEERTIELLQEANFSKITRFFTALWFRGWIATKNT; via the coding sequence ATGAATAAAGAGCATATCTGCTTTGATTTCGACTCAAATCCGGCATTCCAAACGATAGATTATGAAGTAGCAGCACGTAGTTTTGTGCCTGGTTATGAGTCGATATTCAATATGGCAGTTGCGCTTTTGGATGCAAGTGTACCAGAGCCGGCTCATCTACTAATTGTTGCAGCTGGCGGCGGTATGGAACTCATAACTTTTGGTCAAGCACGATCGCACTGGCTCTTTACAGGCGTTGATCCTTCGGCAAAGATGCTGGCGATCGCTCAAGAAAAAGTAGCCAAACAAGGGTTAACAAACCGCGTGAAGCTCCACCAGGGGTTAACCCATGAACTACCTGTCACTACCCTGTATGATGCAGCAACTTGCATTCTTGCTATGCACTTTCTCCCTGATGATGGAGCAAAACTGTTACTACTTCAAAGTATTTCGCAACGTCTCAAACCAGGAGCTAAATTGATTCTGGTTGATTTATGTGAGGAGAAAGGCTCAGAAAGGTTTAACGATTTCCTTAAAGCTTACAAATATCATGCACGTAACTTAGGAATGTCGCCAGAAATAGTAGAGGAAACAGCAAGCAAAGTCGTACATATCCATTGTATCTCTGAAGAAAGAACTATTGAACTGTTACAAGAAGCAAATTTTAGCAAGATTACTCGATTTTTCACAGCCCTCTGGTTCAGAGGTTGGATAGCAACAAAAAATACTTAA
- the hisI gene encoding phosphoribosyl-AMP cyclohydrolase: protein MNQNLLWFEKLKFNNQDLIPAIAQDYRDGTVLMMAWMNSESIQKTLSTGEAHYWSRSRSQLWHKGATSGHIQKVKELFYDCDGDTILLKVEQIGDIACHTGARSCFFNAVPIYPQS, encoded by the coding sequence ATGAATCAAAATTTATTGTGGTTTGAAAAACTTAAGTTTAATAATCAAGATTTAATTCCTGCCATAGCGCAAGATTACCGCGATGGCACTGTTTTGATGATGGCTTGGATGAACTCGGAATCAATTCAAAAAACATTATCCACAGGTGAAGCTCATTATTGGAGTCGTTCGCGCTCTCAACTATGGCATAAAGGCGCAACATCTGGACATATTCAAAAAGTAAAAGAGCTTTTTTACGACTGTGATGGAGATACCATTTTGCTAAAAGTTGAGCAAATTGGTGATATTGCTTGTCACACTGGCGCGAGAAGTTGTTTTTTTAATGCTGTGCCAATTTATCCTCAATCTTAA
- a CDS encoding GTP-binding protein, whose protein sequence is MSVPNIIVVAGSSGAGKTTWVCQQMRDIANFDKIIYYSPGTGTVPVDQTRIASEFPDIQVFSDGQEVEFINQIPQASAVYIELGFYLELGSVAQLLDNLTYRTVAVLAPHLKDSEYHAWANKIIHGVPTQASNAESLWRAASSGQVIDENSLEEFWYEITHGAYGIVTRAKGIFDVNDGRSLYGDFVAGVPQTDFLELDLPRYLEGRPQRFSGLEVVGKNLDEAALRQTLSDCCLSDTAILQYQRQVKEILLEETQT, encoded by the coding sequence ATGTCTGTACCAAACATTATTGTCGTTGCAGGTTCGTCTGGGGCTGGAAAAACTACCTGGGTTTGTCAACAGATGCGAGATATTGCAAATTTTGACAAAATAATTTATTACAGCCCTGGCACTGGGACTGTTCCCGTTGACCAAACCCGCATAGCTTCTGAATTTCCTGATATACAAGTTTTTAGTGACGGTCAGGAAGTTGAATTTATCAACCAAATACCTCAAGCAAGTGCAGTGTATATCGAATTGGGGTTTTACTTGGAGTTAGGATCTGTAGCACAATTATTAGATAATCTGACTTACCGTACCGTAGCAGTCCTAGCACCCCACCTCAAAGACTCTGAATACCATGCTTGGGCGAACAAGATTATACACGGCGTACCAACCCAAGCCAGTAATGCTGAAAGTTTATGGCGGGCGGCAAGCAGTGGTCAAGTAATTGACGAAAACAGTTTAGAGGAATTTTGGTACGAAATCACCCACGGAGCTTACGGTATTGTCACCCGTGCCAAAGGAATTTTTGATGTTAACGATGGTAGGTCACTTTACGGCGATTTCGTCGCGGGTGTTCCCCAAACAGACTTTCTGGAATTAGACCTACCGCGCTATTTAGAGGGTAGACCGCAGCGTTTCAGTGGACTAGAAGTGGTGGGGAAAAACTTGGATGAAGCAGCCTTAAGGCAAACCTTATCAGATTGCTGTTTATCTGACACTGCGATTTTGCAGTACCAACGACAGGTTAAAGAGATTCTATTAGAGGAGACACAAACGTGA
- a CDS encoding metallophosphoesterase family protein produces MKIAVMSCIHGNYEALDAVLLDIDQHSCEKVFCVGDLVGYGPHPNAVISQIRSLDIPTCAGCWDEDIVEGLNACDCSYPSLLAEKRGIQAHEWTNKEIYPENREFLAQLPYSLKEGNLAFVHGSPYSNHEYLLPELDAFVALERVLSTDSDVLFCGHTHVPYARTLDAGQLQVHVGRGEKVQEINFTSPLKRIVNVGSVGEPRHGRPNATYVIYDTDTQEVKLREIPYDYQKTCAAIIEKGLPTIFAWRLAHGLEYAERADDPTHVCTR; encoded by the coding sequence GTGAAAATAGCTGTTATGTCATGTATTCATGGCAACTACGAAGCCTTGGATGCTGTATTACTAGATATTGACCAGCACTCATGCGAAAAAGTATTCTGTGTGGGCGATTTGGTAGGATATGGGCCGCATCCCAATGCAGTCATTAGCCAAATTCGTTCTTTAGATATTCCCACCTGCGCTGGGTGTTGGGATGAAGATATTGTGGAAGGATTGAACGCCTGCGATTGCAGTTATCCCTCGTTATTGGCAGAAAAAAGAGGGATACAGGCTCACGAGTGGACTAATAAGGAAATCTACCCAGAAAATCGGGAATTTTTAGCCCAATTACCCTACAGTCTCAAAGAGGGCAATTTAGCTTTTGTTCACGGTAGTCCCTATAGTAACCATGAGTATTTGTTACCTGAACTAGACGCTTTTGTGGCATTAGAGCGCGTACTTTCTACAGATTCAGATGTGCTTTTTTGTGGTCATACTCATGTACCTTATGCTCGGACTCTGGATGCTGGACAGCTACAAGTTCACGTTGGTAGGGGAGAAAAAGTACAAGAAATTAACTTTACATCTCCTCTAAAACGAATTGTAAATGTAGGTTCAGTGGGAGAACCCCGACATGGACGACCAAACGCTACCTATGTAATTTACGACACAGATACTCAAGAAGTAAAACTGCGGGAGATACCTTACGATTATCAAAAAACCTGTGCAGCGATTATTGAAAAAGGTTTACCTACAATTTTTGCTTGGCGTTTAGCGCATGGGTTGGAGTATGCAGAACGAGCAGATGATCCAACTCATGTTTGCACAAGGTAA
- a CDS encoding metallo-dependent phosphatase produces MNKWVILSGIEGNLAAYEAVMADIKRQGNSVEALYILGDLVGPRPETEKLVERVLNPRQGELEPLICKGWWEEQSLILHGLGPTGDAPELMAKYGGDTVKLLWDSVSRKTVQWLRSLDFGFFELDCLLIHGSTVGVNDELTPETSPIQMLDRLRRMQANNLFCGRSGLTFQYQLQTGSITTALTTLDNQVSPHTVTVTPRQVIGVGNVGRTPGQATYTLYNPGTNQVEFKTVYYGNSKGFQSQHKNTKSKSKV; encoded by the coding sequence ATGAATAAATGGGTAATTTTAAGTGGAATTGAAGGTAATTTGGCAGCTTATGAAGCCGTAATGGCGGATATTAAGCGTCAGGGTAATAGCGTAGAAGCTTTGTATATTTTAGGTGATTTGGTAGGGCCAAGACCAGAAACCGAAAAATTAGTAGAACGAGTGCTAAACCCACGCCAGGGAGAGTTAGAGCCTTTAATTTGTAAGGGATGGTGGGAAGAACAGAGTTTGATTTTGCATGGTTTGGGGCCGACTGGGGATGCTCCTGAACTCATGGCAAAATATGGTGGTGATACCGTAAAACTATTGTGGGATAGTGTCTCTCGAAAGACTGTACAATGGTTGCGATCGCTCGATTTTGGTTTTTTTGAATTGGATTGTTTATTAATCCACGGTTCAACAGTGGGTGTGAACGATGAATTGACTCCAGAAACCTCCCCAATTCAAATGCTTGATAGACTAAGAAGGATGCAAGCAAATAACTTATTTTGCGGGCGTTCTGGTTTAACTTTTCAGTATCAGTTGCAAACTGGTTCCATCACAACTGCACTTACCACTCTTGATAACCAAGTATCTCCGCACACAGTTACCGTTACGCCACGCCAAGTAATTGGCGTGGGTAATGTAGGACGTACACCAGGGCAAGCTACCTATACTCTCTATAACCCTGGTACGAATCAAGTGGAATTCAAGACGGTATATTACGGCAATAGTAAGGGATTTCAAAGCCAGCACAAAAATACAAAATCGAAATCTAAAGTTTAA
- a CDS encoding HlyD family efflux transporter periplasmic adaptor subunit, translated as MVELKNFSPNFLPSAKSDEYLPQIGIWTRLGGFFLVGVVGMAVSVAALTRYHQTVKAPGTVRPTGELRIVQTAIAGTVKKTFVRENQLVNQGESLVILDDTQLQTKKSQLQGNIQKSQQQLHQINAQILALDQQITTENQRGERVISSAKAELNLTQREYADKQIAVSSEWQEAEANLKIAQNELQRSQADLKSIQANLKSAEAAYQAAIVKHDRYQIIAQSGSISQNQLEEVQLAATQQAQVLESQKAAVESQKQVIQQKQQALTAAVANRVKASSALNPSDAVMTIAQEKIATEQASKQNNLARLRQEKESLLQRQTEIQDTINNTKKELKQILADIQKTIIRASATGNIFKLELRNPGQVVELGQAIAQIAPNNKPLIIKARVASADIGKVQICRLEKIADCQQGKVNIQFSAYPYPDYGTLKGAVREITADAITTANNSSIPAYYDATIEPEVNYLQKNSQKYHVQAGMEVTTDILAQEETLLTFILRKTRLLTNL; from the coding sequence ATGGTAGAACTCAAAAATTTTAGTCCTAATTTTCTTCCTAGTGCAAAATCCGATGAATACCTACCTCAAATTGGTATTTGGACGCGACTAGGAGGATTTTTTCTTGTGGGTGTGGTGGGTATGGCTGTGAGTGTCGCAGCTTTGACAAGATATCATCAAACAGTGAAAGCACCTGGAACTGTGCGTCCGACTGGAGAATTACGTATAGTTCAAACAGCAATAGCAGGAACGGTGAAAAAAACTTTTGTCAGAGAAAATCAGTTGGTTAACCAAGGTGAATCTTTAGTAATTCTTGATGATACTCAACTACAAACTAAAAAAAGTCAACTACAAGGAAATATTCAAAAATCTCAGCAACAACTTCACCAAATAAATGCTCAAATTCTCGCTTTAGATCAGCAAATTACCACAGAAAATCAGCGTGGTGAACGTGTGATTTCCTCAGCTAAGGCTGAACTCAACTTGACACAAAGAGAGTATGCAGATAAACAAATTGCGGTGAGTAGTGAATGGCAAGAAGCTGAGGCTAATCTGAAAATTGCTCAAAATGAATTGCAGCGATCGCAAGCTGATTTAAAATCCATTCAAGCTAATCTCAAAAGTGCAGAGGCTGCATATCAAGCGGCAATTGTCAAGCACGATCGCTATCAAATTATCGCCCAATCTGGCTCTATTTCCCAAAACCAACTAGAAGAAGTACAACTAGCAGCAACACAACAAGCACAAGTTTTAGAATCCCAAAAAGCCGCCGTAGAAAGTCAAAAACAAGTCATTCAGCAAAAACAGCAAGCTTTAACAGCCGCAGTAGCCAACCGGGTGAAAGCCTCCTCAGCATTAAACCCCAGTGATGCAGTGATGACAATTGCTCAAGAAAAAATTGCCACTGAACAGGCTAGTAAACAAAATAATTTAGCTCGTTTACGCCAAGAAAAAGAGAGTTTATTACAGCGTCAAACGGAAATTCAAGACACAATTAATAATACAAAAAAAGAACTGAAACAGATTTTAGCTGATATTCAAAAAACTATCATTCGGGCTTCAGCTACAGGCAATATTTTTAAGTTAGAATTGCGAAACCCCGGACAAGTTGTAGAATTGGGACAGGCGATCGCTCAGATCGCCCCCAACAATAAGCCTTTAATCATTAAAGCCCGTGTAGCATCTGCTGACATTGGTAAAGTACAGATTTGTCGATTAGAAAAAATTGCAGATTGTCAACAAGGTAAAGTAAATATCCAATTTTCTGCTTATCCCTATCCTGATTACGGCACACTTAAAGGTGCAGTGAGAGAAATTACTGCCGATGCAATTACTACAGCAAATAACTCATCAATACCTGCCTATTATGATGCGACAATTGAACCAGAAGTAAATTACTTACAAAAAAATTCGCAAAAGTATCATGTTCAAGCAGGTATGGAAGTCACAACAGACATCCTAGCTCAAGAAGAAACTCTGTTAACATTCATACTCAGGAAAACTAGATTACTGACTAATTTATAG
- a CDS encoding mersacidin/lichenicidin family type 2 lantibiotic, which produces MSVDIIRAWKDEEYRQSLSSEQLQQLPENPAGLIELSDEDMSSVAGGCTTCGNPLHTPIIKCKPVFGALEDISV; this is translated from the coding sequence ATGTCTGTAGATATCATTCGTGCATGGAAAGACGAGGAATACCGTCAAAGCCTCAGCAGCGAACAATTGCAACAGCTACCAGAAAACCCGGCTGGCTTGATTGAACTGAGTGATGAGGATATGTCATCTGTTGCAGGTGGATGCACAACCTGTGGTAATCCACTACATACACCCATAATTAAATGCAAGCCTGTCTTTGGTGCGTTGGAAGATATCAGTGTGTGA
- a CDS encoding peptidase domain-containing ABC transporter translates to MKYPVVLQHNEEDCGPACLATICKYYGRLFTINRTREAAGTGQLGTTLLNLKQGAQVLGFNARGVKAVIDLVDKQQIPLPAIIHWKGNHWTVLYGRRGKQYIVADPLVGVRYLTKEALLTGWTNGVMLLLEPRPDFLSQADDQDKVGGWKRLGQRLFSYRHILAEALLLNFVVGLLALLSPFLIQILTDDVLVRGDTQLLTGIALGVLAMSLISSALQWVQGNLVAHFAHRLELDLVLEFGRIILRLPLSYYESRRSGEVVSRLRDIQTINQLVSQVGVTLPSQLLIAIASLALMLFYSPKLTLASLFIALFMPLSTVVFFPSLQQKIRNVLGIAAENQGILVETFKGALVVKTTNAAPEFWQEFQTRYGRQANFMFRTVQIVITNNIFSGWVATSGGIILLWFGSTLVINREITIGQLLAFNSLNTQIIALVNTVVGFVTEFTRAQAATERLNEVIQSTPEFPEVNHKPFVNIPDNAEIICSYLNFHHPGRVDLLQDFSLTLPGGKVIAIIGQSGCGKSTLTKLLAGLYTPQSGNIRIHRYNLQDLSPDCLRQQVILVPQEAHFWSRSILDNLRLGNPQVNFEQVVTACQVAGADTFISKLPEKYQTILGEFGANLSGGQRQRLAIARGIVTHPPILILDESTAGLDPKTESVILDQLLAYRQGKTTILISHRPHVIKRADWIVLLEAGQLQLQGTLSELLNIPGEHLDYLIS, encoded by the coding sequence ATAAAATACCCCGTCGTCCTACAACACAACGAAGAAGACTGTGGCCCCGCCTGTCTAGCCACCATCTGCAAATACTACGGACGGCTATTCACCATCAACCGCACCCGTGAAGCCGCAGGAACAGGACAATTAGGAACAACTTTACTCAACCTCAAACAAGGGGCGCAAGTTTTAGGCTTCAATGCGCGGGGAGTGAAAGCTGTTATCGACTTAGTAGATAAGCAACAGATACCTCTCCCAGCCATCATTCACTGGAAAGGTAATCACTGGACTGTATTATATGGACGCAGAGGTAAACAATATATCGTCGCTGATCCCTTGGTGGGTGTGCGTTATTTAACCAAAGAAGCACTGTTAACTGGTTGGACTAACGGCGTAATGCTGCTACTAGAACCCCGTCCCGATTTCCTTTCTCAAGCAGATGATCAAGATAAAGTCGGCGGGTGGAAACGCTTAGGGCAACGTCTATTTAGTTACCGTCATATCTTAGCAGAAGCCTTACTACTTAACTTTGTCGTCGGCTTATTAGCCTTACTTTCGCCATTTCTCATCCAAATTCTCACAGATGATGTTTTGGTGAGGGGAGACACCCAATTACTCACGGGTATAGCCTTGGGAGTCTTAGCGATGAGTTTAATTAGTAGTGCTTTGCAATGGGTACAAGGAAACTTAGTAGCACACTTTGCCCATCGTTTAGAATTAGATTTAGTCTTAGAATTTGGCAGAATCATTTTACGTTTGCCTTTGTCCTATTATGAATCTCGCCGTAGTGGTGAAGTGGTGAGTCGGTTACGGGATATTCAAACCATTAATCAATTAGTTTCGCAAGTGGGTGTGACTTTACCCAGTCAATTATTAATTGCGATCGCTTCTTTAGCTTTGATGCTATTTTATAGCCCTAAACTCACCCTCGCCTCATTATTCATCGCTTTATTCATGCCCCTATCCACAGTGGTTTTCTTCCCCAGTCTGCAACAGAAAATCCGCAATGTTCTAGGAATAGCTGCCGAAAATCAAGGTATTTTAGTGGAAACCTTCAAAGGTGCATTAGTTGTCAAAACTACCAATGCAGCCCCGGAATTTTGGCAAGAATTTCAAACTCGCTACGGTAGACAAGCTAACTTCATGTTTCGTACCGTGCAGATTGTCATTACTAATAATATTTTTTCTGGTTGGGTAGCCACATCGGGAGGGATAATTTTGCTGTGGTTCGGCAGTACATTGGTAATTAATCGAGAAATCACAATAGGGCAACTATTAGCTTTTAATAGTTTAAATACTCAGATTATTGCCTTAGTCAATACAGTCGTTGGTTTTGTCACCGAATTTACCCGCGCCCAAGCCGCTACAGAACGTTTAAATGAAGTTATTCAATCTACCCCAGAATTTCCTGAAGTCAATCACAAACCCTTTGTCAACATTCCCGACAATGCAGAGATTATTTGCAGTTATCTCAATTTTCACCATCCTGGGAGAGTAGATTTATTACAAGATTTCTCCTTGACTCTCCCAGGGGGAAAAGTGATAGCCATTATTGGACAATCAGGGTGTGGTAAAAGTACCCTCACTAAACTCCTAGCTGGGTTGTACACTCCCCAATCAGGGAATATTCGCATCCACCGCTACAACCTCCAAGATTTATCACCCGATTGCTTGCGTCAACAAGTAATTTTAGTTCCTCAAGAAGCTCATTTTTGGAGTCGTTCAATTTTAGATAATTTGCGTCTTGGTAATCCCCAAGTTAACTTTGAACAAGTCGTGACAGCTTGTCAGGTAGCAGGTGCAGACACATTTATCAGTAAATTGCCGGAGAAATATCAAACTATCTTAGGTGAATTTGGGGCTAATCTTTCCGGCGGACAAAGACAAAGATTAGCCATAGCCAGAGGGATAGTCACCCATCCACCAATTTTGATTTTAGATGAATCCACTGCTGGACTAGATCCCAAAACCGAAAGTGTAATTTTAGACCAGTTACTAGCCTATCGCCAAGGGAAAACCACAATCCTGATTAGTCATCGTCCCCACGTCATTAAACGTGCCGACTGGATTGTACTCTTAGAAGCCGGACAACTCCAACTCCAAGGCACTCTCTCCGAACTACTCAACATCCCTGGTGAACACCTAGATTACCTCATCTCTTGA